One segment of Castanea sativa cultivar Marrone di Chiusa Pesio chromosome 3, ASM4071231v1 DNA contains the following:
- the LOC142627034 gene encoding uncharacterized protein LOC142627034 isoform X1 → MMRVLGFINGLHKHKGIAKIKFKANPVGFNQFRSRGLSDSKFFNGNDSVLPVLIVGAGPVGLVLSILLTKLGVKCAVLEKGKSFSKHPQAHFINNRTMEVFRKIDGLAEEIQRSQPPVELWRKFIYCTSLSGSILGSVDHMQPQDFEKIVSPISVAHFSQYKLTASLLKQLEDLSFHVHTSESFEGLNRRPLMGQEILMGHECVSIDATGQCVDVTVAFLKEGKCMEKNVQCNILVGADGAGSTIRKLVGIDLSGEKDMQKLVSVHFLSRDLGQYLINERPGMLFFIFNTEAIGVLVAHDLKQGEFVLQMPFYPPQQNIEDFSPEICKKLIFKLVGRELSDIDVIDIKPWVMHAEVAEKFVCNDNRIILAGDAAHRFPPAGGFGMNTGIQDAHNLAWKIASVVKGIAPSSILETYETERKPIAIFNTALSVKNFRAAMSVPAALGLDPTIANSVHQVINSGVGSVLPSGLQRAILDGIFTIGRAQLSEHLLNESHPLGSMRLAKLRHIFEEGKSLQLQFPAEDLGFRYRKGALIPESDSVLGAPELPTGRRRDYVPSADPGSRLPHMNVKVLSNLSNEEICSTLDLVSGDKVEFLLIIAPVEESYHLAHAAFKLAKEFEVSAKVCVLWSADSKGIEEGSNAALTPWENYVDVVEVKRSSTLPSWWDICQMTDKGAILVRPDEHIAWRAKWRVVGDPITEMKRVFSAILGVDATKR, encoded by the exons AtgatgagggttttggggtttatCAATGGCCTCCATAAACACAAAGGTATTgccaaaatcaaattcaaagcAAACCCAGTTGGCTTCAATCAATTTCGAAGCAGAGGATTATCGGACTCCAAGTTTTTCAATGGCAATGATTCTGTGCTTCCGGTTCTTATCGTTGGTGCTGGACCGGTTGGTCTCGTTCTCTCTATACTACTTACCAAATTGG GTGTCAAATGTGCAGTTTTGGAGAAAGGCAAGAGTTTTTCTAAACATCCACAGGCACACTTCATCAACAATCGAACAATGGAG GTGTTTCGAAAGATAGACGGGCTGGCAGAAGAGATCCAGAGGTCTCAACCTCCTGTAGAACTATGGCGAAAGTTTATATATTGTACTTCGCTTTCTGGTTCTATTCTTGGTTCAGTGGACCATATGCAACCTCAAG attttgagaaaattgtgaGTCCTATCTCTGTTGCGCACTTCTCGCAGTACAAGTTAACTGCATCACTACTTAAGCAGCTAGAAGATCTTAGTTTCCATGTTCATACATCAGAATCCTTTGAAGGCCTTAATCGTAGGCCCCTCATGGGACAGGAAATTTTAATGGGGCATGAGTGTGTATCCATTGATGCCACTGGTCAATGTGTTGATGTCACCGTTGCTTTCCTCAAGGAAGGTAAGTGTATGGAGAAGAATGTTCAGTGTAATATCCTTGTTGGTGCTGATGGTGCAGGAAGTACCATACGAAAGCTTGTAGGAATTGATTTGAGTGGTGAGAAAGACATGCAAAAGCTTGTCAGTGTTCATTTTCTGAGCAGAGACCTTGGACAATACTTGATAAATGAGAGACCTGGTATgctattttttatctttaatacTGAAGCCATTGGGGTCCTTGTTGCTCATGATCTCAAGCAAGGGGAATTTGTATTACAG ATGCCATTCTATCCACCTCAGCAAAACATTGAAGATTTCAGCCCTGAG ATATGCAAGAAGTTGATATTCAAATTGGTCGGCCGAGAGCTTTCAGACATAGATGTGATCGATATAAAGCCATGGGTGATGCATGCGGAAGTTGCTGAGAAGTTTGTATGCAATGACAATCGAATAATACTAGCTGGTGATGCTGCTCATCGGTTCCCTCCAGCTGGTGGTTTTG GAATGAATACTGGCATTCAAGATGCTCATAATCTTGCTTGGAAAATAGCTTCTGTTGTAAAGGGTATTGCACCATCTTCAATACTTGAAACTTATGAAACGGAACGTAAGCCG ATTGCCATCTTCAATACGGCACTTAGTGTGAAAAACTTCAGAGCAGCCATGTCAGTTCCAGCTGCACTTGGTCTTGATCCAACTATTGCAAACTCTG TACATCAAGTCATTAATAGTGGAGTTGGTTCTGTTTTACCTTCTGGACTACAGAGGGCAATTCTGGATGGAATTTTTACAATAGGCCGTGCACAACTCTCTGAACATCTTCTGAATGAAAGCCATCCGCTTGGATCTATGAGGCTTGCTAAATTAAGACATATATTTGAAGAAGGAAAGAGCCTTCAACTCCAGTTCCCTGCCGAGGATCTTGGTTTCAG GTATCGGAAGGGAGCACTAATTCCTGAGAGTGACAGTGTGCTGGGTGCCCCGGAACTGCCTACTGGTCGTCGGAGGGATTATGTTCCTTCTGCAGACCCAGGGTCAAGGCTGCCCCATATGAATGTGAAGGTGTTATCCAATTTATCAAATGAG gaGATCTGTTCTACGCTTGATCTTGTATCCGGAGACAAAGTTGAGTTCCTTTTGATTATTGCACCAGTTGAAGAGTCTTATCATCTTGCTCATGCTGCATTCAAGTTGGCTAAGGAATTTGAAGTTTCTGCTAAGGTATGTGTTTTATGGTCTGCTGATAGTAAAGGAATTGAAGAAGGAAGTAATGCTGCATTGACACCTTGGGAGAATTATGTAGATGTTGTGGAAGTTAAAAGGTCATCCACTTTACCATCATGGTGGGATATCTGTCAGATGACCGACAAAGGAGCGATCCTAGTTAGGCCTGATGAGCACATTGCTTGGCGTGCAAAGTGGAGAGTTGTCGGGGATCCTATTACGGAGATGAAAAGGGTTTTTTCTGCAATATTGGGTGTAGATGCAACCAAAAGATAG
- the LOC142629872 gene encoding uncharacterized protein LOC142629872 — MDATSASSSSSSLSSSIFTNYPLISALAAFAMAQFIKVFTSWYKERRWDLKQLVGSGGMPSSHSATVTALAAAVGFQEGFGGSVFATALVLACVVMYDATGVRLHAGRQAEVLNQIVYELPAEHPLAESRPLRELLGHTPPQVIAGCLLGIVTGVIGHLINLFTR, encoded by the exons atggATGCTACATCGGCTTCATCGTCTTCCTCGTCCTTGTCATCCTCAATCTTTACGAATTATCCACTCATTTCTGCTCTCGCAGCTTTCGCTATGGCCCAATTCATCAAGGTCTTCACCTCCTG GTATAAGGAAAGACGATGGGATCTCAAGCAACTTGTCGGGTCTGGTGGAATGCCATCATCTCATTCTGCGACTGTTACAGCTCTCGCTGCAGCTGTCGGGTTCCAAGAAGGCTTTGGAGGATCTGTGTTTGCAACTGCATTGGTCTTAGCATGTGTT GTGATGTATGATGCCACTGGTGTGAGATTACATGCTGGACGCCAAGCAGAG GTTTTGAATCAAATTGTATATGAACTTCCTGCCGAGCATCCTCTGGCTGAGAGCAGACCATTGCGTGAACTTCTTGGTCATACCCCTCCTCAG GTTATTGCTGGCTGCTTGCTTGGGATTGTCACGGGAGTTATTGGCCATTTGATCAACCTGTTTACCAGATAA
- the LOC142627337 gene encoding ATP-dependent DNA helicase Q-like 5: MESDSDSDGSHISATPPRDPYHPPPQPPPPPPPRHSPISSKKSKPSLKPKKPPIPNPKPKPSLSPSPPTSPTPSPLSTLPFQILRRTSDHHHHPPISAAQTLPARHFSNSASFSKLNKPSLNFEPLEPNTTVTDHFQSNSEATNSTNSHRIVKRHSNLIGSNPPLPPAKLRKCGNEGNFVKLNLNGKRRKFANKGKTRRNIYGSYSSSSQKFHRKKKRKVEGEGEGEDEKNACEEDGLVVETEQEKQKQECGRAKFDSQLIEEAALAARNEASDENLLKLLNLVYGYDSFRDGQLEAIKMVLAGESAMLVLPTGAGKSLCYQLPAMVLPGLTLVVSPLVALMIDQLRQLPPVIPGGLLCSSQTLEEVSETLRKLQEGAIKVLFVSPERFLNAEFLSVVSTNLSISLVVVDEAHCVSEWSHNFRPSFMRLRASMLHDRLNVGCILAMTATATVTTLNAVMSALAIPQTNLIQKEQLRENLQLSVSLSGNRMKDLLMLMKSSPFKEVKSIIIYCKFQSETDLISSYLCDNNISAKSYHSGIPAKNRSRTQELFCSNKIRVIVATVAFGMGLDKQDVGAVIHYSLPESLEEYVQEIGRAGRDGRLSYCHLLFDDDTYFKLRSLMHSEGVDEHAVNKFLNQVFNDKNSHGKICSLVKESASRMFDMKEEVMLTLLTNLELGEVQYLRLLPQLNVTCTLNFHKTSPVLLAEINRVVAAILKKSEAKQGQYLFDIPTVANSIGITAIDLSNQLQNLKFKGEITYEVKDMAFCYTIMKVPGDFCSLSAHLTKWLSEVETCKVRKLDTMFNAAVFAANVCEKKHGCFGSQHTPCLQKKILGYFNEDNSDISNKMGQSSRFLRADIKVFLQSNSHVKFNPRAVARIMHGIASPSYPSMIWSKTHFWGRYTQIDFQVLMEAAKAELMNYAGKEAL; the protein is encoded by the exons atggagtctGATTCAGACTCCGATGGCTCTCACATCTCCGCCACTCCTCCACGAGACCCCTATCATCCTCCTCCACAACCACCGCCTCCTCCGCCGCCACGTCATTCTCCTATCTCctcaaaaaaatccaaacctagccttaaacccaaaaaaccaccaatcccaaaccccaaacccaaaccttCGCTTTCACCTTCACCTCCAACTTCACCCACTCCTTCTCCCCTCTCTACTCTCCCCTTCCAAATCCTCCGCCGCACCTccgaccaccaccaccaccccccAATCTCCGCCGCACAAACCCTCCCCGCCCGCCACTTCTCCAACTCCGCCTCTTTCTCCAAACTCAACAAACCCTCTCTCAATTTCGAGCCTCTCGAACCCAACACTACTGTCACCGATCATTTCCAGTCCAATTCGGAAGCTACGAATTCCACAAACTCGCACAGAATTGTTAAAAGACACTCCAATTTGATCGGAAGTAACCCGCCCCTACCGCCGGCGAAGTTGCGAAAGTGCGGCAATGAAGGGAACTTCGTGAAGCTTAACCTGAATGGAAAAAGGCGAAAGTTTGCCAATAAAGGCAAAACCAGAAGAAATATCTATGGCTCTTATTCTTCTAGCAGTCAAAAATTTcatagaaaaaagaagagaaaagttGAAGGCGAAGGCGAAGGTGAAGATGAGAAGAATGCGTGTGAAGAAGATGGTTTGGTTGTGGAAACCGAGCAGGAGAAGCAGAAACAGGAGTGTGGGAGAGCGAAATTCGATTCCCAATTGATCGAAGAGGCGGCATTGGCAGCGAGAAATGAGGCCTCGGATGAGAACTTGTTGAAGCTGTTGAATTTGGTGTATGGTTATGATTCGTTCCGAGATGGGCAGTTGGAGGCAATCAAGATGGTGCTGGCCGGAGAATCCGCGATGCTGGTTTTGCCAACTGGGGCTGGGAAGTCTTTGTGTTATCAATTGCCGGCAATGGTTTTGCCGGGGTTAACGCTGGTGGTGAGTCCTTTGGTCGCGCTGATGATTGATCAGTTGAGACAGCTGCCTCCTGTGATTCCGGGTGGTCTTCTTTGTAGCAGTCAG aCACTTGAAGAGGTTTCCGAGACACTGAGGAAGCTTCAAGAAGGAGCCATAAAG GTGCTATTTGTCTCACCGGAGAGATTTTTAAACGCGGAATTCTTGTCAGTAGTTTCTACTAATTTATCGATCTCACTTGTTGTGGTTGATGAAGCTCACTGTGTATCTGAATG GTCGCACAATTTCCGGCCTTCATTCATGAGGCTCAGGGCATCTATGCTTCATGACAGACTAAACGTTGGATGCATTCTTGCAATGACTGCTACTGCCACAGTCACAACATTAAATGCTGTTATGTCTGCTCTAGCCATTCCGCAAACCAATCTGATTCAAAAAGAACAACTAAGGGAAAATTTACAATTGTCAGTATCTTTAAGTGGAAATAG AATGAAAGATTTGCTGATGTTGATGAAGTCTTCTCCCTTTAAGGAAGTCAAGAGCATCATCATATACTGCAAATTTCAG TCTGAAACTGATCTAATAAGCAGTTACTTGTGTGATAATAATATCTCGGCAAAG AGCTATCACAGTGGTATCCCTGCAAAAAACCGTAGCCGTACACAGGAATTGTTTTGTTCGAACAAAATTAGAGTG ATTGTTGCAACTGTGGCATTTGGAATGGGGCTTGACAAGCAGGATGTTGGAGCT GTAATTCATTACAGCTTGCCAGAAAGCTTGGAGGAATATGTTCAG GAGATTGGGCGTGCTGGAAGGGATGGGAGGTTGTCCTATTGCCATCTACTTTTTGATGATGACACATACTTCAAACTTCGTAGTCTTATGCACAG TGAAGGCGTAGATGAACATGCGGTAAACAAATTTCTCAATCAAGTTTTCAATGACAAGAATTCGCATGGGAAAATATGTTCATTAGTCAAAGAGTCAGCATCCCGCATGTTTGATATGAAAGAAGAG GTGATGTTGACACTTCTTACGAACTTAGAGTTGGGTGAAGTCCAATACTTGCGTTTACTTCCACAACTAAATGTAACTTGTACTTTAAATTTCCACAAG ACTTCCCCAGTGTTGCTAGCTGAAATAAATAGGGTTGTTGCAGCAATTCTTAAGAA aTCTGAAGCTAAGCAAGGGCAATATCTGTTTGACATACCCACAGTGGCAAATAGCATTGGAATTACAGCAATTGACCTATCAAATCAGTTGCAGAATCTAAAG TTTAAGGGAGAAATAACATATGAGGTGAAGGACATGGCATTTtgttatacaatcatgaaagtACCTGGTGATTTTTGTTCTCTGTCAGCACATCTTACAAAATGGTTATCAGAAGTCGAAACTTGTAAG GTACGGAAGTTGGACACAATGTTTAATGCTGCAGTCTTTGCAGCAAATGTGTGTGAGAAGAAGCATGGTTGCTTTGGTTCTCAGCATACACCATGCTTGCAGAAGAAGATTTTGGGTTACTTTAATGAAGATAACTCTGACATTTCTAATAAGATGGGTCAAAGCAG CCGATTTTTGCGAGCAGACATTAAG GTCTTTCTACAGAGTAACTCGCACGTTAAATTCAACCCCAGAGCTGTTGCAAGAATAATGCATGGAATTGCAAGCCCATCCTATCCTTCTATGATTTGGTCCAAAACTCATTTTTG GGGAAGGTATACACAAATAGACTTCCAGGTGCTAATGGAAGCAGCAAAAGCAGAACTCATGAATTATGCTGGGAAGGAAGCACTCTAA
- the LOC142627034 gene encoding uncharacterized protein LOC142627034 isoform X2 has translation MMRVLGFINGLHKHKGIAKIKFKANPVGFNQFRSRGLSDSKFFNGNDSVLPVLIVGAGPVGLVLSILLTKLGVKCAVLEKGKSFSKHPQAHFINNRTMEVFRKIDGLAEEIQRSQPPVELWRKFIYCTSLSGSILGSVDHMQPQDFEKIVSPISVAHFSQYKLTASLLKQLEDLSFHVHTSESFEGLNRRPLMGQEILMGHECVSIDATGQCVDVTVAFLKEGKCMEKNVQCNILVGADGAGSTIRKLVGIDLSGEKDMQKLVSVHFLSRDLGQYLINERPGMLFFIFNTEAIGVLVAHDLKQGEFVLQMPFYPPQQNIEDFSPEICKKLIFKLVGRELSDIDVIDIKPWVMHAEVAEKFVCNDNRIILAGDAAHRFPPAGGFGMNTGIQDAHNLAWKIASVVKGIAPSSILETYETERKPIAIFNTALSVKNFRAAMSVPAALGLDPTIANSVHQVINSGVGSVLPSGLQRAILDGIFTIGRAQLSEHLLNESHPLGSMRLAKLRHIFEEGKSLQLQFPAEDLGFRYRKGALIPESDSVLGAPELPTGRRRDYVPSADPGSRLPHMNVKVLSNLSNEICSTLDLVSGDKVEFLLIIAPVEESYHLAHAAFKLAKEFEVSAKVCVLWSADSKGIEEGSNAALTPWENYVDVVEVKRSSTLPSWWDICQMTDKGAILVRPDEHIAWRAKWRVVGDPITEMKRVFSAILGVDATKR, from the exons AtgatgagggttttggggtttatCAATGGCCTCCATAAACACAAAGGTATTgccaaaatcaaattcaaagcAAACCCAGTTGGCTTCAATCAATTTCGAAGCAGAGGATTATCGGACTCCAAGTTTTTCAATGGCAATGATTCTGTGCTTCCGGTTCTTATCGTTGGTGCTGGACCGGTTGGTCTCGTTCTCTCTATACTACTTACCAAATTGG GTGTCAAATGTGCAGTTTTGGAGAAAGGCAAGAGTTTTTCTAAACATCCACAGGCACACTTCATCAACAATCGAACAATGGAG GTGTTTCGAAAGATAGACGGGCTGGCAGAAGAGATCCAGAGGTCTCAACCTCCTGTAGAACTATGGCGAAAGTTTATATATTGTACTTCGCTTTCTGGTTCTATTCTTGGTTCAGTGGACCATATGCAACCTCAAG attttgagaaaattgtgaGTCCTATCTCTGTTGCGCACTTCTCGCAGTACAAGTTAACTGCATCACTACTTAAGCAGCTAGAAGATCTTAGTTTCCATGTTCATACATCAGAATCCTTTGAAGGCCTTAATCGTAGGCCCCTCATGGGACAGGAAATTTTAATGGGGCATGAGTGTGTATCCATTGATGCCACTGGTCAATGTGTTGATGTCACCGTTGCTTTCCTCAAGGAAGGTAAGTGTATGGAGAAGAATGTTCAGTGTAATATCCTTGTTGGTGCTGATGGTGCAGGAAGTACCATACGAAAGCTTGTAGGAATTGATTTGAGTGGTGAGAAAGACATGCAAAAGCTTGTCAGTGTTCATTTTCTGAGCAGAGACCTTGGACAATACTTGATAAATGAGAGACCTGGTATgctattttttatctttaatacTGAAGCCATTGGGGTCCTTGTTGCTCATGATCTCAAGCAAGGGGAATTTGTATTACAG ATGCCATTCTATCCACCTCAGCAAAACATTGAAGATTTCAGCCCTGAG ATATGCAAGAAGTTGATATTCAAATTGGTCGGCCGAGAGCTTTCAGACATAGATGTGATCGATATAAAGCCATGGGTGATGCATGCGGAAGTTGCTGAGAAGTTTGTATGCAATGACAATCGAATAATACTAGCTGGTGATGCTGCTCATCGGTTCCCTCCAGCTGGTGGTTTTG GAATGAATACTGGCATTCAAGATGCTCATAATCTTGCTTGGAAAATAGCTTCTGTTGTAAAGGGTATTGCACCATCTTCAATACTTGAAACTTATGAAACGGAACGTAAGCCG ATTGCCATCTTCAATACGGCACTTAGTGTGAAAAACTTCAGAGCAGCCATGTCAGTTCCAGCTGCACTTGGTCTTGATCCAACTATTGCAAACTCTG TACATCAAGTCATTAATAGTGGAGTTGGTTCTGTTTTACCTTCTGGACTACAGAGGGCAATTCTGGATGGAATTTTTACAATAGGCCGTGCACAACTCTCTGAACATCTTCTGAATGAAAGCCATCCGCTTGGATCTATGAGGCTTGCTAAATTAAGACATATATTTGAAGAAGGAAAGAGCCTTCAACTCCAGTTCCCTGCCGAGGATCTTGGTTTCAG GTATCGGAAGGGAGCACTAATTCCTGAGAGTGACAGTGTGCTGGGTGCCCCGGAACTGCCTACTGGTCGTCGGAGGGATTATGTTCCTTCTGCAGACCCAGGGTCAAGGCTGCCCCATATGAATGTGAAGGTGTTATCCAATTTATCAAATGAG ATCTGTTCTACGCTTGATCTTGTATCCGGAGACAAAGTTGAGTTCCTTTTGATTATTGCACCAGTTGAAGAGTCTTATCATCTTGCTCATGCTGCATTCAAGTTGGCTAAGGAATTTGAAGTTTCTGCTAAGGTATGTGTTTTATGGTCTGCTGATAGTAAAGGAATTGAAGAAGGAAGTAATGCTGCATTGACACCTTGGGAGAATTATGTAGATGTTGTGGAAGTTAAAAGGTCATCCACTTTACCATCATGGTGGGATATCTGTCAGATGACCGACAAAGGAGCGATCCTAGTTAGGCCTGATGAGCACATTGCTTGGCGTGCAAAGTGGAGAGTTGTCGGGGATCCTATTACGGAGATGAAAAGGGTTTTTTCTGCAATATTGGGTGTAGATGCAACCAAAAGATAG